In Lolium rigidum isolate FL_2022 chromosome 3, APGP_CSIRO_Lrig_0.1, whole genome shotgun sequence, the genomic window aaaatttgaacattttttaggttggaacaattttcaaattagaacaaattttaaattggaaaaaatatttttcaaaaaaattattattttttatatgtGAACAATTTTCGATTTTGAAAattttttatacttgaacaatttttgaatttgaacaatttttatacttgaacaattttcgcatttgaataattttatacttgaacaattttcgaatttgaaattttctcgaaTTTTTTTAGTTAGAAAATTTTACATTCAAAAATATAGTAAAATTAGAAAATTAAATAttaaaaacgaaaaaagaaacagaaatgaaaaaaacagaaatgaaaaagaaacagaaatggaaaaaaaaacagaacagaaaaatgactCAGAAAAAAAAGGGGCCAACTGGCCCAACacccgaactgggccggcccgtaccgcgcggggggtgtgcggcgcacggtacgcgccgacctggtcggtgtataggatttcccTGCTGCCTTGCGTGCGCGCGTGAAGCAGGTGATTGGCCTGGGCCTAACGTTGACTAGCAAGGAAGATGATGAAGTTCTTCACGCGCGTATGAACTGGGACACCAAAATGGAACAGAAATGCCCAGATTCGACAGGAAATCGATGGAATTTGGAGGAGAAAATTGGGGAAAACATAGATCAACACAAACAACatcagatctgtggaccaaaaccacaaaaaacgcaacaaattcggagatcaattttcgagctattttttgggtcaattttttttttgggaatttttttgggCGAAAATTGGAAAGATTtgtggtcaaattcgtggcaacatgtgctctgataccatatgatgcggcctaaggccacgtgggttgcccgatctcacgaattgatcgagggaaaggcggggggagaggaagaacacgatgaacacacgcaaatgcacgcaacacaacccaatacaattccggtttactcccgatagcccgaaccactatcccgatagaatctctcaaggagagacacgaggtagaatccccgagaaaaagaccgatatacgatctatggagtcacacgtgtgagagaccgcggtagaatcacaagtgcgaaagataaatcatataaggagtgccttgatacaactcatagatttgtgtctaagagaggagggggtttccctaattcccaaagggatggtggaggcataagccaagtactCACTCAGGTTATGTCTTACCTAATGAAGAGGgatgtgggagcctatatatagggagccactaaggaggggtagtttagggaaacaagggggtacatgggccttggcccgagTTGACTTGTGGCAGGCACCttctcttcttggcgacctcggacgctcttcttccttcttctcttccatgcctccgtgacctcggtcttgagtgtggttcttggcgatgaagcacatgatgcggtgaagaccgaagatcGCCCCGTATCACAGATATTGTTTTCGGAGTGTGGTGTTACCCAACCATTTATCCTCGCAGAAACGAATTtccgatccatccttaatagagaaagatccatatggaaagaaaaacttctttgtttccataagaccagcccaaaagtgtgaatctcctggtttccatAGAACCTGAGATAAAgcctttgagccaatatacttccTCTTGAGGAGTGTTTGCCATATGCCCTCTTCGGTAAGTAGTTTATACAACCATTTACCAAGAAGTGCCCTATTCTTGACCTGGAGGTCTTGAATACCAAGTCCTCCATGATCTTTGGGCCGACACAACACACTCCATTTAGCCAGCTGATATTTGCGTTTCTCGTAATCCCCTTGgcagaagaatcttgatcggaaataatccaaccgTTTTAAGACTTCTTTGGGTAGTTGGAAGAAAGATAccatatatagtaccatattactgagtaccgcatttatgagaactaatcttcctcccaaggacaacaattacctttccaactacttaatcTAATCTGAAGCCTTTCCTTAACCAATTCTCACTCGGCGTTggtaagtctccgatagtgaatcggaattCTCAAATACCTGATTGGAAATTGGCCTTGGCCACATCCGAAAAATTCAACATACTCTGCAACATGGTCTTGGGcctcaccaaaacaaaacaactcacttttatggaaatttattttcataCCCGACAAAAGCGGTACATGTCGTCCTCATCCAAACCCACCTCTGACACCTCACCAACTAGATGAGAAAGAAGATGACCATCTGATGTGGCAATCGCTTCATCCTCATCCAAGTAAGTGGAGTCCAGCCTAGCCGAAGCTTTTGGAATAACCGTAAAACGGTCAATTTCCATATGCTTCAAGACTCTAGTTGAAACAAAAATCTCTTTTTCTGAACTACCAAGACTAACTCCTAAACCATTAAGCTTAGAAAAAATAACAGATGATGAAAAAGATAAAGACGATTTAGATTTATGAGAAGAAATCATACCATCGAATTCGAGCTTTTTTGCCGCCTTCCGGCGCATCGCCTTCTGCATGGTATCCTCGTCCGTCACCGTCCCACCACCCGCATCCACACcaaacctcccactcctcctaacCGGAGTGACGTAACCACCATGGCAGTCACTCAACGGTACAAGAGTGGGAGGTGGCTGAACAGACTCCCCCCTATGTTGCCGCGAAAGCGTCCCACAGGGTGTCGTCGGGATCGTAGGCGTAGAAGGCGGGGACGGTGATAGAACCGgcaacggtgacaccgtcggtgaAGAAGGAGACGCAGTAGAAGTAGGGAGGGGGGTCGTGGCTGACCGTGCCACTGGAGCAGCCGGATCCAAGCCCGCCCCTCTCATGGTCGGTGTCGAAACCGCGAACTCCAATCTTGCTTGAACAATACAACCTGCTCAGATGGAAGTCTCAAAccagaagaaaaaaaatcttgCAAAATGTAAATATTGCAGATTGCTACGTACAATACAGTTTGTATGTTAGACAATTCAGACTTGTTGCCATGGGTGTGTGCTCGCGATCTGATGGGATAACGGCGCTTCCACAACCATCGCATTCAAGCAGCTCCACCAGTCTTcaccccgcctcgcctcgccccgTGTTTTCCCTCCATCCGCGCCATGCCGTTCTCCTCAGTCTCCCTGGTGTCTCTGGACCCCGCCGCTTACCTCCTCCCCACCGCCGGCCGCGTCGCTGGGCAGCGGACGCCGCCGCGCTTGCGCTTGCGCCGGGTGGTGCTGCGGGCTGCTTCCGTCTCCGCCGTCGCGGAGGAGTCCTCTGCCGCCGCGGCCGCGCGGGGGCGGCTGGAGTCGCTGAGCCAGGTGGCCGGGGTGCTCGGCACGCAGTGGGGGGACGAGGGCAAGGGCAAGCTCGTCGACATCCTCGCGCAGCGCTTCGACGTCGTCGCCCGGTGCCAGGTCTCTGCTGCCCTCTTAGGCCGTGTAGTGTTCGATGAATTGCTCCCGCCTTCCGGGATGATAGTGTATAAAATTTGGTTGGTCATCCCAAGCGCGCATCGAAATGATTCTTAGCATGACTTGTCCCTTTTTTTTGGTTTGTTTGCAATGAACTCAATCCATCCTTTCAAGTATTTGTTTCGTTGTTGTCCCAGTTCTCTTGAATTGTGCCAAACCCTTCTCAGAAATCACCGAGGGAATTGCATGGCCTAAAAAACACCATGATTGCTCAATGCAGCCTTCCTGCTTTCTCATTCGTCATTGTATCGTTTATTCTATCCGTTGCCCATGTCAAACATGCATAGTTTCGTTAACTTAATGCTTTCAATACACTCCAACTGATTTCCTTTCCTTTCTACTATACTTAAATTTTTTTTGTACGCATCAATTAAGGTTCATAGAAAAAAGTATGGGTTGTTGAATTATTCTAAGCACCGGTTTAGTATTCTGTGGAAAGCATAATTTAGTGTGTGCTTCTCAACTATTCTATCTTGACACAGTATCTTGCTAACAGAAATGGGACTATACAACTTGTTAAAAAGCGGCAGCCTCTCACAGTTCTCTTGTTAAGCACTATGAATAGCGACAATTTTAATTGGAGTTTGTGTCTTTACAATGATCTGGCTTCTAGTACAATGCAACTTCCTGAGGGTTAAAATTTGGTCATACTTCTTCCAAAAACTTGGTTGTATCAtaatttaaaatagccggctatctcATTTAGCCGTGACATTTTTTGAGGCTATGAAAGGCTAGAAAGGACTATAGCGGGCTATTCCATTTAGCGGTTTTTAAATTTTTTGGAATATTTCAGTCATATCTTataccaaaaaaaagaaaaaactatgATTCAAACACGGTTCGTGATACAACTTATTGAACTATTCAAAGCAAACAAGTATTGAATTAttcaactcacaagttttatctaatcATATTGAACGCAAATTtcagaaaacaagaaataaaaaaaataaaaaaagagaaatTCAAAATACATGAGGTTTAGCGGCTAAATTTGCGGCTAATTAGGGGCGATATATGGCTATAGACGGCTATTAGcggtcttttttttttctcatttagccTATAAATGGCATAGCCGCAGCGGCAGGTCTCCCAAAAGGCTATAGCTAGCTATTTAAAACTTTGGGTTGTATACACTATACAGCATATAGTTGGCTTAACTGACTGTCATTTCTGCATGAGTGTATGAAGTCAGTTAGCTTAATTTGGCACTAGTGCCTGGACTTACCTTGTGCAAGAAGATTTGATTATGCTTGTTCTACCTTTTTTAATTTGCAGTATGCTTTATATTATTTATTAGGGTGGAGCCAATGCTGGACATACCATATACAATTCTGAGGGGAAGAAGTTCTCTCTACATCTTGTTCCATCGGGGATCCTTAATGCGAACACACAGTGTGTGATCGGTAACGGAGCAGTAGTACACCTTCCTGGGTTCTTTAAAGAAATTGATGGACTAGAGTCCAACGGAGTTTCCTGCGAAGGAAGGATTCTGGTATCAGATCGTGCCCATCTTTTGTTTGATTTTCATCAAGTTGTTGATGGGCTTAGAGAGGTGGAGCTTGGAAACTCTTTCATAGGAACAACAAAGAGGGGTATTGGACCATGCTATTCAAACAAAGTTATCAGGAATGGACTCAGGGTTAGCGATCTACGACATATGGACACGTTTGGTGCTAAACTCAGTACCCTACTGAAAGATGCAGCTATGCGCTTCAAAGGGTTTGAATACAGTAGCAAGAccctcaaagaggaggttgaGAAGTACGAAAAGTATGCTGAACGTCTTGGACCTTATATTACTGATACCGTGCATTTCATGAACGAGTCAATCTTGCAAAAGAAGAAAATATTGGTTGAAGGTGGTCAAGCTACCATGTTAGATATTGATTTTGGCACATATCCATTTGTTACTTCCTCAAGTCCCTCAGCCGGGGGAATTTGTACTGGCCTTGGTATTGCTCCAAGAAGCCTCGGCGATCTCATTGGAGTGGTGGGTTCAATTACCTTTGAACTGATCAGCCTTTTTTTTGTCATCCTTATACCTCAACCTAACATTTCTTTGTGCAGGTAAAAGCTTATACAACTAGGGTTGGATCTGGTCCATTCCCAACAGAGTTGTTGGGCAAGACTGGTGATTTGCTCCGTGCCTCTGGAATGGAATTTGGGACTACAACAGGCCGGCCCAGGCGTTGTGGCTGGCTTGATATAGTCGCACTCAAATACTGCTGCCAAATCAATGGTTTCTCATCTCTAAATCTCACGAAACTTGACGTGCTGACCGGACTCAAGGAAATTAAGCTGGGCACCTCATACTGTACCGAAGATGGTAAAACACTCGAATCGTTCCCGGCAGACCTTGATCTGTTGGAGCAAACTAAGGTGAAGAGAAACTGTTTGTGATGTTCTGTCGAGTCGTATTTCATTGGTACTGTATTTTCAACACGGTTCTTTGTTTGGCTTGACGGTAACTCTTGTGGTCTCTGCTGGTGTAGGTCAAGTACGAGGTCCTACCTGGGTGGGAGGAAGACATAGCCTTGGTACGAGACTACAACGATCTCCCGGAGACTGCTCGTTTATATGTGGAGAGGATAGAGGAGCTGGTCGGTATTCCGGTCCATTACATTGGTGTTGGACCTGGACGTGATGCTCTCATATACAAATAGGGGGTTTCATGAAGCATGTCCTATATTTCTATAAAGATCCCCCATTTAGGCAACGGTTTGATTTAATTGTGCTGTCTTGCTCTTTATAAAGGCTTTCACAAACTGGAGCACGTAAAAAGTGAAATGGTAGTAGATGACAGGAGGATATAGGTATTTCTTCAACA contains:
- the LOC124697152 gene encoding adenylosuccinate synthetase 2, chloroplastic-like; translated protein: MPFSSVSLVSLDPAAYLLPTAGRVAGQRTPPRLRLRRVVLRAASVSAVAEESSAAAAARGRLESLSQVAGVLGTQWGDEGKGKLVDILAQRFDVVARCQGGANAGHTIYNSEGKKFSLHLVPSGILNANTQCVIGNGAVVHLPGFFKEIDGLESNGVSCEGRILVSDRAHLLFDFHQVVDGLREVELGNSFIGTTKRGIGPCYSNKVIRNGLRVSDLRHMDTFGAKLSTLLKDAAMRFKGFEYSSKTLKEEVEKYEKYAERLGPYITDTVHFMNESILQKKKILVEGGQATMLDIDFGTYPFVTSSSPSAGGICTGLGIAPRSLGDLIGVVKAYTTRVGSGPFPTELLGKTGDLLRASGMEFGTTTGRPRRCGWLDIVALKYCCQINGFSSLNLTKLDVLTGLKEIKLGTSYCTEDGKTLESFPADLDLLEQTKVKYEVLPGWEEDIALVRDYNDLPETARLYVERIEELVGIPVHYIGVGPGRDALIYK